In Bacteroidota bacterium, a single window of DNA contains:
- a CDS encoding ATP-binding cassette domain-containing protein, which translates to MEQNLILEAKGITKKYGEHVALNKVDIQVGAGSIFGLLGPNGAGKSTFIRIVNRILMPDEGSILIKGENLSEKHVLNIGYLPEERGLYKKMKVGEQLMYFAQLRGLSNEEAKRKSKETLKEFDAQDWWNKRVEDLSKGMAQKVQFVATMLHEPDLMILDEPFSGFDPLNADLIKNQILNLKNRGASVILSTHRMESVEELCDNLVLINKSQVILQGKTSDIKQRFREHSFAIKYKGHLQTDNSFDIIELKENTDISNALIKAAPEVSNRDLIQRLSMQVELMEFAEKLPDMNEIFIRSVKDNA; encoded by the coding sequence ATGGAACAAAATCTAATTCTGGAAGCAAAAGGTATCACCAAAAAGTATGGTGAACACGTTGCGCTAAACAAGGTGGACATTCAAGTCGGGGCGGGATCAATCTTTGGATTGTTGGGACCGAATGGCGCAGGCAAGAGTACATTTATTCGCATTGTAAACAGGATTTTGATGCCCGATGAAGGCAGTATTTTGATTAAAGGAGAAAATCTTTCAGAAAAACACGTGCTGAATATTGGTTATCTGCCCGAAGAACGCGGGCTTTATAAGAAGATGAAGGTGGGGGAACAACTGATGTATTTTGCCCAACTTCGAGGATTATCTAATGAAGAAGCCAAACGCAAATCAAAAGAAACACTCAAAGAGTTTGATGCACAAGATTGGTGGAACAAAAGAGTGGAAGATTTATCCAAGGGTATGGCACAAAAAGTTCAGTTTGTAGCCACTATGCTGCATGAACCTGATTTAATGATTCTGGATGAACCTTTTTCCGGCTTTGACCCGCTGAATGCAGATTTAATAAAAAATCAAATCTTAAACCTCAAGAACCGCGGGGCTTCTGTAATACTGTCCACTCACAGAATGGAATCAGTAGAGGAACTTTGCGACAACCTTGTGTTAATCAATAAGTCTCAAGTCATACTTCAGGGTAAAACTTCTGATATCAAACAGCGTTTTAGAGAGCACAGTTTTGCTATCAAATACAAAGGCCATTTGCAAACCGATAACAGCTTTGATATTATAGAACTGAAAGAAAACACAGATATCTCAAACGCGCTCATCAAAGCTGCACCCGAAGTGAGCAATAGAGACCTGATACAAAGACTGTCAATGCAGGTTGAATTAATGGAGTTTGCAGAGAAGTTACCCGACATGAATGAAATTTTTATCCGCTCAGTAAAAGACAACGCATGA
- a CDS encoding ABC transporter permease — MNKVWIILKKEFWGRVKKRSFIISTLLIPVLMPAFIILMGYLNSRESAGEKPKSVLVLDETHTFHFTNSPKYIYETTLSDFEGAKAMFSESDYFAFLYIPPEGAESTKGMTLYSKTNLSISESTDIKLLIENQLREEKLKAQHLDSTILASLQPKVRLNEKTLTEKGDEKLSSSIITFGVGYVLSMLIYMFVLIYGSQVMQSIIEEKSSKVIEIIVSIVKPLQLMMGKVLGIASVGLFQFLVWVILITLLSTVGLSFILPQLSHGPEIVNPDMQGMENVQISSDWFGIISGIPFAKIIVLFLFYFLFGFLLYGSVFAAVGSAVETPQEAQQFVLPITIPMLVAIIGSMGFVLQNPSGSVSFWLSIIPFFSPIAMMTRLAFDVPWWQLFLSMFLLVATTFFMLWASGRIFKVGILTQGSKVNYKTLFKWFIKG; from the coding sequence ATGAACAAAGTTTGGATTATTCTTAAAAAGGAGTTTTGGGGCAGGGTCAAAAAGCGCTCTTTCATTATCTCTACTCTGCTAATACCCGTTTTAATGCCTGCATTTATTATTTTGATGGGCTATTTGAACAGCAGAGAAAGTGCTGGAGAAAAACCCAAATCTGTGTTAGTTTTGGATGAAACACATACGTTTCATTTTACTAATTCACCCAAATATATTTATGAGACAACTTTAAGTGATTTTGAAGGTGCAAAAGCAATGTTTTCAGAATCTGACTACTTTGCTTTTCTGTATATCCCTCCTGAAGGTGCGGAATCAACTAAGGGGATGACCTTGTATTCTAAGACAAATCTCAGCATTTCAGAGAGTACAGATATTAAGTTGCTTATAGAAAATCAGTTGCGAGAAGAAAAACTGAAAGCACAGCACCTCGACAGTACAATTTTAGCTTCCTTGCAACCCAAAGTAAGGCTCAATGAAAAGACATTGACTGAAAAGGGAGATGAAAAGCTGTCAAGTTCCATCATTACCTTCGGGGTTGGTTATGTACTCAGCATGTTGATTTATATGTTTGTATTGATATACGGCTCACAAGTGATGCAGAGCATCATTGAAGAAAAATCAAGCAAAGTAATTGAGATAATCGTATCCATTGTCAAACCTTTGCAGTTGATGATGGGAAAAGTGTTGGGAATAGCTTCTGTCGGGCTTTTTCAGTTTTTGGTTTGGGTAATTTTGATAACACTACTTTCGACTGTAGGGCTATCTTTTATCCTGCCTCAGCTTTCGCATGGTCCCGAAATTGTTAACCCCGATATGCAAGGAATGGAAAATGTGCAAATAAGTTCAGATTGGTTTGGTATCATTTCCGGAATTCCATTTGCGAAGATAATTGTGCTGTTTTTATTCTATTTTCTTTTTGGGTTTCTTTTGTATGGTTCCGTATTTGCCGCAGTTGGTTCGGCAGTTGAGACCCCACAAGAAGCGCAGCAGTTTGTTTTGCCTATAACTATCCCCATGCTGGTTGCAATCATTGGTTCTATGGGTTTTGTACTTCAAAATCCTTCCGGCTCAGTCAGTTTTTGGCTTTCCATCATACCTTTTTTCTCACCCATTGCCATGATGACGAGACTTGCTTTTGATGTGCCTTGGTGGCAGTTATTTTTATCTATGTTTCTGTTGGTTGCAACTACTTTTTTTATGCTATGGGCTTCCGGTAGAATTTTCAAAGTGGGTATTCTCACACAAGGCTCCAAAGTAAATTACAAAACTTTATTTAAATGGTTTATAAAAGGTTAG
- the meaB gene encoding methylmalonyl Co-A mutase-associated GTPase MeaB: MSKGKNNLIDLFESMKNGNVRALAKLLTAIENQESGIESILEKLSPNIHVPVIGITGPPGAGKSSLVNALVGYWTNSLNLKVAILAVDPSSPFNLGALLGDRLRMAELYTNDRVFIRSFASRGALGGLTHTIVEATDLLRNAGFDRIVIETVGVGQSEVEIAGLADTTVFVLVPEAGDEIQAIKSGIMEIADIFVINKSDREGAAKFHVYLQNALNHRKASDWNPPIIETVATQNIGIEKLSESIEKHILSNKTNAKKASLLAERAWKLIADKRMRNLNRKDLELQIHQKIQQGNFNLYALIKEFE; this comes from the coding sequence ATGAGCAAAGGAAAAAATAATTTGATAGATTTGTTTGAATCTATGAAAAATGGTAATGTGCGTGCCCTTGCCAAGCTTCTGACCGCAATTGAAAACCAAGAATCCGGGATAGAATCCATCTTAGAAAAACTTAGCCCCAATATTCATGTTCCGGTTATCGGTATCACAGGACCTCCCGGTGCGGGCAAAAGTTCTTTGGTTAACGCACTTGTCGGTTATTGGACAAATTCTCTGAATCTTAAAGTAGCCATACTTGCGGTGGACCCATCTTCACCCTTTAATTTGGGAGCATTATTGGGTGACCGCTTGCGCATGGCGGAACTGTATACAAACGATAGGGTTTTTATTCGTTCTTTTGCTTCACGTGGGGCTTTGGGTGGGTTGACACATACCATAGTGGAAGCAACTGATTTGTTGCGAAACGCGGGTTTTGACAGAATTGTTATAGAAACTGTGGGGGTAGGTCAAAGTGAAGTTGAGATTGCCGGACTTGCAGATACAACTGTGTTTGTGCTGGTGCCGGAAGCCGGTGATGAAATTCAAGCAATCAAATCGGGGATTATGGAAATTGCCGATATTTTTGTAATTAACAAATCTGACAGAGAGGGAGCTGCAAAATTTCATGTGTATTTGCAAAATGCACTCAATCATCGCAAAGCAAGTGATTGGAACCCGCCCATTATAGAAACTGTTGCTACTCAGAACATAGGCATTGAGAAACTTTCAGAATCCATAGAAAAACATATTCTTTCAAACAAAACGAATGCGAAAAAGGCATCTCTGCTTGCCGAAAGAGCATGGAAGCTCATAGCAGACAAGAGAATGCGCAATCTGAATCGCAAAGATTTAGAATTGCAAATCCACCAAAAGATACAACAAGGCAATTTTAATTTGTATGCTTTGATAAAAGAATTTGAGTAA
- a CDS encoding DUF2723 domain-containing protein has translation MRGYKFYNNLFGWIAGLIALISYQLTIEQSVSLWDCGEFIAASYKLMVVHPPGAPFFLMLGRIFSMFAPNPAAVGFWVNTMSTLAAAGAVLFTFWIVTYYAKKLLTKDSAELTTEKLILIFGAGFVGSLAMTYMDSFWFSAVEAEVYAMSSFFTMATFWAAIKWEGSTSKHADKWLVLIGLLIGLSIGTHLLSLLVIPAVAFIYYFKKTVNPNWVGGIIAFVAGFLILTFIQNLMIPGIPKLMSIFDLFFVNTLGFGFNTGSFVAILLIVAVVIGGIIFSLKKGKRHLNFAFVIIAYILLGYSSYAMVVIRSLQNPPIDMNNPADPFNLLSYINREQYGDRPLLYGPYFNADLINVNPGSTIWTKGDKGYLKVGNKQDYEYEKEMQTFFPRMGDMQKEGSAQGYRLWGGMGDIQSRIDQLSQQLQSTQDQQQAEQLRGQLTQYEKTKPAFSNDLMFFVNYQLGYMYMRYFMWNFAGRQNDQQGHYFNKEFDGNWVSGISFVDNIRLGPQGNMPEVLKSNYAKNKFYFLPLILGILGIVFQYKRAKNDFIVNLVFFLYTGILIVVYLNMPPFEPRERDYAVVGSFQVFCIWIGLGVLMAWQLLNKYIKNGKTAALTATAVSILAAPVLMGAQGWDDHNRSGRRMAIDFAIDYLESCAPNAILFTNGDNDTYPLWYAQNVEGIRTDIRIINMSLLPTDWYSSILLDKVYKSDPLPLTFTKEDLRAGNNEFVRYYPGNFNQDKYYPLGDVMKFIRDPNEIVTDQRGEKVHYLPVQNFVIKVDKNAVIESNVVPTEDTGSIVNELRFSFNRQYMHKGDMVFFDLISNNAKTGWKRPIYFTTTTGRGAYYGLEKYFQLEGLAYRLVPIENQPQSGTPTRLAYDILYKNLMEKFKYFNMKGKKTFFMDEKSVLVPQNLQNVFVQFASDMEQTNRNYRTELNLLENPTDGMPSPPEGRKEWLTQRIKQNKERSIKILDKVFEEIPESILPMRSQTKYYAALTYYDLDEKDKGVHHMTELYQRNLAMAKYLYQFDGRTQFTPYAMSMYSEAIQFIDLAKQSFEKWGMEDMKNKIETESNQYRDLAKKLGIIN, from the coding sequence ATGCGCGGATACAAATTTTACAACAACCTGTTTGGCTGGATAGCCGGACTTATTGCCCTGATTTCCTATCAACTTACAATTGAACAATCTGTCAGTTTATGGGATTGTGGCGAGTTTATTGCAGCCTCATACAAACTGATGGTAGTTCACCCTCCGGGAGCACCTTTCTTCCTGATGTTGGGCAGAATTTTCTCCATGTTTGCACCCAATCCTGCTGCTGTGGGATTTTGGGTTAACACCATGAGCACATTGGCAGCTGCGGGTGCTGTGTTATTTACTTTTTGGATTGTTACCTACTATGCAAAAAAACTTTTGACAAAAGACAGTGCAGAATTAACCACCGAAAAACTCATTCTCATCTTTGGTGCAGGCTTCGTGGGTTCGCTCGCAATGACTTATATGGATTCATTTTGGTTCTCAGCTGTCGAGGCAGAGGTTTATGCAATGTCATCTTTCTTCACAATGGCTACATTTTGGGCAGCCATTAAATGGGAAGGCAGCACAAGCAAACATGCAGACAAATGGTTAGTGTTGATTGGGTTGTTGATAGGATTATCTATCGGCACACACTTACTCAGTTTGCTGGTAATTCCTGCTGTTGCATTTATTTACTATTTCAAAAAGACAGTAAATCCCAATTGGGTAGGCGGTATCATTGCTTTTGTTGCAGGATTCTTGATATTAACTTTTATTCAAAACTTGATGATTCCCGGCATTCCGAAGTTAATGTCCATTTTTGATTTGTTCTTTGTAAACACACTTGGTTTCGGATTTAATACCGGGTCATTTGTAGCGATACTGTTGATAGTGGCTGTGGTTATTGGAGGTATCATTTTTTCTTTGAAAAAGGGAAAGAGACATTTGAACTTTGCTTTTGTGATTATAGCTTATATCCTTTTGGGGTATTCAAGTTATGCAATGGTGGTTATCCGTTCTTTACAAAACCCACCAATTGACATGAATAATCCTGCCGACCCGTTCAACCTTTTGAGCTATATCAATCGTGAACAATACGGGGACAGACCTTTGTTGTATGGTCCTTATTTTAATGCGGATCTAATCAACGTAAATCCCGGCAGCACTATTTGGACAAAGGGCGACAAGGGCTATCTGAAAGTGGGCAACAAACAAGATTATGAATATGAAAAAGAAATGCAAACTTTCTTTCCACGTATGGGCGACATGCAAAAAGAAGGGAGTGCGCAAGGATACAGACTTTGGGGTGGCATGGGTGATATTCAATCAAGAATTGACCAATTAAGCCAGCAACTCCAATCCACTCAAGACCAACAACAAGCCGAGCAACTACGAGGTCAGTTAACTCAATATGAAAAAACAAAGCCTGCATTTTCAAATGACTTAATGTTTTTTGTTAACTATCAGCTTGGATATATGTACATGCGTTATTTCATGTGGAATTTTGCCGGCAGACAAAATGACCAACAAGGACATTATTTCAACAAAGAGTTTGATGGAAACTGGGTTAGTGGTATTTCATTTGTGGACAATATAAGATTAGGTCCTCAAGGCAATATGCCCGAAGTATTAAAATCTAATTATGCTAAAAACAAATTCTATTTCCTACCCTTGATTTTGGGTATTCTCGGCATTGTATTCCAATACAAGAGAGCTAAGAATGATTTTATTGTCAACTTGGTCTTCTTCCTTTATACAGGAATTTTGATTGTTGTATATCTGAATATGCCTCCCTTTGAACCACGTGAAAGAGATTATGCAGTAGTGGGTTCGTTTCAGGTATTCTGTATCTGGATAGGGCTGGGCGTACTCATGGCATGGCAATTATTAAACAAATACATTAAGAATGGCAAAACAGCAGCACTTACTGCTACTGCGGTTTCTATTCTTGCTGCCCCTGTTTTGATGGGAGCTCAAGGCTGGGATGACCACAACCGCTCAGGCAGACGCATGGCGATTGATTTTGCTATTGATTATCTGGAATCTTGTGCACCTAATGCTATATTATTTACCAATGGAGATAATGACACATATCCATTGTGGTATGCACAAAACGTGGAAGGTATCAGAACTGATATCAGGATTATCAATATGAGTTTGTTGCCTACAGACTGGTACTCTTCTATTTTGCTTGACAAAGTGTACAAATCAGACCCGCTCCCACTTACATTTACCAAGGAAGATTTAAGAGCAGGAAACAATGAGTTTGTAAGGTATTATCCGGGTAATTTCAATCAAGATAAGTATTACCCACTTGGCGATGTAATGAAATTTATTCGCGACCCCAACGAAATTGTAACAGACCAAAGAGGTGAAAAAGTGCATTATTTGCCTGTACAAAATTTTGTAATTAAGGTCGATAAAAATGCCGTGATAGAAAGCAATGTGGTTCCTACTGAAGATACAGGAAGTATTGTCAACGAACTTCGTTTTTCGTTCAACAGACAGTATATGCACAAAGGAGATATGGTATTTTTTGATTTAATTTCAAACAATGCCAAAACCGGTTGGAAGCGCCCTATTTACTTTACCACAACCACCGGAAGAGGTGCATATTACGGACTTGAGAAGTACTTCCAATTAGAGGGATTGGCATACCGTCTTGTTCCGATCGAAAACCAGCCTCAAAGTGGTACTCCTACAAGACTTGCGTATGATATTTTATATAAAAACTTGATGGAGAAATTCAAGTATTTTAATATGAAGGGCAAGAAGACCTTCTTCATGGATGAAAAATCTGTATTGGTTCCCCAAAACCTTCAAAATGTTTTTGTACAATTTGCAAGTGATATGGAGCAAACCAATAGGAATTACAGAACTGAATTGAATTTGCTTGAAAACCCGACCGATGGAATGCCTAGCCCACCAGAGGGAAGAAAAGAGTGGCTCACCCAGAGAATCAAACAGAATAAAGAGAGGTCAATCAAAATATTAGATAAAGTTTTTGAAGAAATTCCTGAATCTATTCTGCCTATGAGAAGTCAAACAAAGTATTATGCTGCTCTGACTTATTATGATTTGGATGAAAAAGACAAGGGTGTTCATCACATGACTGAGTTATATCAACGCAATTTGGCTATGGCAAAATACCTCTACCAATTTGACGGTAGAACTCAATTCACACCCTATGCAATGAGTATGTATTCCGAAGCTATTCAATTTATAGACCTTGCAAAACAATCGTTTGAAAAATGGGGTATGGAGGACATGAAGAACAAAATTGAAACTGAAAGTAATCAATATAGGGATTTAGCTAAGAAATTGGGAATTATCAATTAG
- the mutS gene encoding DNA mismatch repair protein MutS produces the protein MTNPVKETPLMKQFWQVKAKYPGAIILFRVGDFYETFAEDAVKTANTLGLVLTKRGNGSASEIELAGFPHHSLDTYLPKLVRAGYRVAVCDQLEDPKMAKGLVKRGVTELVSPGVAYSDKVLESKKSNYLASVFKLDGKIGIAFLDISTGEFFVTAGNIESVDKLLGGFQPAEIIIAKNQQNDFPPAWQDSYIIQTLDAWVFQPDYASDKLKDHFKTVSLKGFRIEDELEMITAAGAALHYAAEACFDRLQHINTLQRIETDNYVWLDSFTIRNLEILQPIFPGGKALVEVIDKTVSPMGARTLRNWIVLPLKELKPIQERLDIVEFFFQNPSLRQQIIDSLKQVGDIERIISRVALLRAGPRELLQLAKGLKIAEEINNFLKQSGNNTLIELADRINPCQSIANKIITQISEDAPAVAAKGGVFTNGFDAELDELRDITQNGKGKIAAIHAREVNLTGIPSLKIGFNNVFGYFLEVTHAHKNKVPESWIRKQTLTNAERYVTPELKELEEKILNAETLILQRETQLYEEFQQHIINFVEPIRITAFSLGNLDCLTSFAELAMSNRYCKPQITMGFELELKASRHPVIEKQLPPGESYIDNDILFDEEQRIIILTGPNMSGKSALLRQTALAVLMTQIGCFVAADSATIGIVDKIYTRVGASDNISLGESTFMVEMLETASILNNISKNSLVLLDEIGRGTSTFDGVSLAWAIAEFIATHVQSPKTLFATHYHELNELENKLQGVKNFHISIKEVSDKILFLRKLVSGGSESSFGIHVAKMAGIPKAVTDRAALILEELEKDRAAISGKETLKKLKRQEVQMTMFGINDPRLEEMRRMVFETDVNSLSPIEALMKLNELKKVLEGGK, from the coding sequence ATGACAAATCCTGTTAAAGAAACCCCCTTGATGAAACAGTTTTGGCAAGTCAAAGCCAAATACCCCGGGGCAATCATTCTGTTCAGGGTTGGAGACTTTTATGAAACCTTTGCCGAAGATGCAGTTAAAACAGCCAATACACTAGGGCTAGTGCTCACCAAACGAGGCAATGGTTCAGCTTCTGAGATTGAGCTTGCCGGATTTCCGCATCATTCATTGGATACCTATCTTCCTAAATTAGTGAGAGCAGGATATCGCGTTGCTGTTTGCGACCAATTAGAAGACCCCAAAATGGCTAAAGGACTTGTCAAAAGAGGTGTTACTGAGTTGGTGAGTCCGGGAGTTGCATACAGCGACAAGGTGTTAGAATCTAAAAAGAGCAATTATCTGGCTTCCGTTTTCAAACTTGATGGTAAGATTGGAATTGCATTTTTGGATATTTCAACCGGAGAGTTCTTTGTGACAGCAGGAAACATAGAAAGCGTTGACAAGCTGCTTGGCGGGTTTCAACCTGCGGAGATAATAATAGCAAAAAATCAACAAAATGACTTTCCGCCTGCATGGCAAGATAGTTATATCATCCAAACTCTGGACGCATGGGTTTTCCAACCCGATTATGCATCAGATAAACTCAAAGATCACTTCAAAACAGTTTCCTTGAAAGGTTTCAGAATTGAAGATGAATTGGAAATGATAACGGCAGCGGGTGCTGCCTTGCATTATGCCGCAGAAGCTTGTTTTGACCGACTGCAACATATTAACACCCTGCAAAGAATCGAAACTGACAACTATGTTTGGCTGGATTCTTTTACCATTCGAAATCTTGAAATCTTACAGCCCATTTTCCCCGGTGGCAAAGCATTAGTAGAAGTTATTGACAAAACAGTATCTCCCATGGGAGCCAGAACACTGAGGAATTGGATAGTGTTGCCACTCAAAGAACTGAAACCTATCCAAGAACGATTGGATATAGTTGAATTTTTCTTTCAAAATCCTTCACTCAGACAACAAATCATTGACTCACTTAAGCAAGTTGGAGATATTGAACGCATTATTTCACGTGTTGCACTACTCAGAGCCGGACCAAGAGAGTTATTACAGTTAGCCAAAGGGTTGAAAATTGCTGAAGAAATTAACAACTTTCTCAAACAAAGTGGCAATAACACTCTTATTGAACTTGCCGACCGAATCAATCCCTGTCAAAGCATTGCCAACAAAATCATTACTCAAATAAGTGAGGATGCTCCTGCCGTGGCTGCCAAAGGAGGTGTCTTCACAAACGGATTTGATGCTGAATTAGATGAACTACGTGACATTACCCAAAATGGTAAAGGCAAAATTGCAGCAATCCATGCACGTGAAGTTAATTTGACCGGTATTCCTTCCCTTAAAATAGGTTTTAATAATGTGTTCGGTTATTTTTTAGAAGTTACACACGCACACAAAAACAAAGTTCCCGAGAGTTGGATTCGCAAGCAAACACTCACCAATGCCGAGCGCTATGTTACTCCCGAACTAAAAGAATTAGAAGAAAAAATACTCAATGCAGAAACGCTTATACTGCAAAGAGAAACTCAATTATATGAAGAATTTCAGCAACATATAATTAATTTTGTTGAACCCATTCGAATCACAGCATTTAGTCTTGGCAATTTGGATTGCTTAACATCTTTTGCCGAATTGGCGATGAGCAACCGCTATTGCAAACCTCAAATCACAATGGGTTTTGAACTTGAACTCAAAGCATCACGCCATCCGGTAATAGAAAAACAACTTCCTCCCGGTGAAAGTTATATTGATAACGACATTCTTTTTGATGAAGAACAAAGAATTATCATACTTACCGGTCCAAATATGTCTGGAAAATCGGCATTGCTCAGGCAAACTGCTCTTGCCGTGTTGATGACACAAATTGGATGCTTTGTTGCTGCCGATTCTGCCACTATCGGAATAGTAGATAAAATCTATACGCGTGTAGGAGCTTCGGACAATATCAGTTTAGGAGAATCCACCTTTATGGTTGAAATGCTCGAAACTGCAAGTATTCTCAACAATATCAGCAAGAACAGCCTTGTGCTTCTGGATGAAATAGGGCGTGGCACATCCACTTTTGACGGAGTGTCTCTGGCGTGGGCTATTGCTGAATTCATTGCCACCCATGTCCAAAGCCCAAAAACATTGTTTGCAACCCATTATCACGAGTTGAATGAACTTGAGAACAAACTGCAAGGAGTCAAGAACTTTCATATCTCTATTAAAGAAGTAAGTGATAAAATTCTTTTTTTGAGAAAACTTGTTAGTGGCGGAAGTGAGAGCAGTTTTGGTATTCACGTAGCCAAGATGGCAGGCATTCCTAAGGCTGTAACTGACCGCGCAGCACTCATCTTAGAAGAATTGGAAAAAGATAGAGCAGCCATCTCCGGCAAAGAAACACTCAAAAAACTCAAGCGTCAAGAAGTGCAAATGACGATGTTTGGCATAAACGATCCTCGTCTTGAGGAAATGCGCAGAATGGTTTTTGAAACAGATGTAAACTCGCTTTCGCCTATTGAGGCTTTGATGAAGCTAAATGAGTTGAAAAAGGTGCTGGAAGGAGGAAAGTAA
- a CDS encoding MmcQ/YjbR family DNA-binding protein: protein MDIEHFRNYCLSKNDTTEELPFGPDTLVFKVRNKIFALCDINSFDSINLKCDPALAIELREQHPDGIMPGYHMNKKHWNTVMTFMPDKLILELTDHSYALVTKQIKK from the coding sequence ATGGATATCGAGCATTTTCGAAATTATTGTTTGTCAAAAAATGACACAACTGAAGAATTGCCATTTGGACCGGACACCTTAGTTTTTAAGGTTAGGAACAAAATTTTCGCATTGTGTGACATCAACAGCTTTGACAGTATCAATCTCAAATGTGATCCTGCATTAGCCATAGAATTACGCGAACAACACCCTGATGGGATTATGCCGGGATACCACATGAATAAAAAGCATTGGAACACAGTAATGACTTTTATGCCCGACAAGCTTATATTGGAATTAACAGACCACTCTTATGCTTTGGTAACAAAGCAGATAAAGAAGTAG
- a CDS encoding ABC transporter permease subunit, whose amino-acid sequence MKKVIKYVVVDILRNKIVIAYTLFLLLFSLGLFMLEDVPEKSLMSLLTLNLILIPLVSTIFSTIYIYNSSEFIELLIAQPIKRNSLWISFFIGLAIALIIAFVIGCGLPILIFAPTIVGFTMIITGVLLSVIFVSISLFASVYIQEKTKGIGASLLLWLYFALLFDGLVMFVLFQLLEYPLEGIIVGLSALNPIDLVRIITLLKMDISALMGVTSAVFKQSFAGAMGTIIAYSILALWALIPLLLSLRKFGRKDL is encoded by the coding sequence ATGAAGAAAGTCATAAAATATGTTGTTGTTGATATTCTGAGGAATAAAATAGTCATTGCCTACACACTCTTTTTATTACTATTCTCTTTAGGGTTGTTTATGTTGGAGGACGTACCCGAAAAGAGTCTGATGAGTTTGCTTACGCTAAACCTGATATTAATTCCTTTAGTCAGTACAATATTTTCTACCATCTATATCTATAACTCTTCAGAGTTTATTGAGCTATTAATAGCGCAACCTATCAAAAGAAATTCACTTTGGATTAGTTTCTTTATTGGATTAGCCATAGCACTCATTATTGCTTTTGTAATCGGATGTGGACTTCCTATACTGATTTTTGCACCAACAATAGTTGGTTTTACAATGATTATAACAGGAGTTCTGCTTTCTGTTATTTTTGTTTCTATCTCTTTGTTTGCATCTGTATATATTCAGGAAAAAACTAAAGGAATAGGCGCATCCCTTCTGTTATGGCTCTATTTTGCACTCCTGTTTGACGGATTAGTTATGTTTGTTTTGTTTCAGCTATTGGAATATCCACTTGAAGGTATTATTGTTGGGTTGAGTGCACTCAATCCGATTGATTTAGTAAGAATTATTACTTTGCTCAAAATGGATATTTCGGCACTCATGGGAGTTACCAGCGCGGTGTTCAAACAAAGTTTTGCAGGTGCGATGGGGACGATAATCGCTTATTCTATTCTTGCATTATGGGCTTTAATACCTCTGCTTTTATCGTTGAGAAAGTTTGGTAGAAAAGACTTATAA
- a CDS encoding ABC transporter ATP-binding protein, producing the protein MIQFTNINKQFDNFKVLKEVNLHLGEKNIIALIGPNACGKTTLIKCLLGMVIPNSGEIFFMDKPIKGQWEYRHQIGYMPQIARYPENMKVGHVLEMIEDLRDGRKANLDKELYDSFNLKNILNKRMGTLSGGTRQKVSAYLAFLFDPAVLILDEPTAGLDPVASLVLKDKILKEKEKGKLILVTSHILSELDEVINQIVYMEEGRIIFCKPIEDVKKDTGKVKLTEAIAQIMSANNQNLKL; encoded by the coding sequence ATGATTCAGTTCACAAACATTAATAAGCAATTCGATAATTTTAAAGTACTCAAAGAGGTTAACCTTCACTTAGGTGAGAAGAATATAATTGCATTGATTGGTCCAAATGCGTGTGGCAAAACCACACTTATTAAATGCCTGTTGGGTATGGTTATCCCTAATTCAGGCGAGATATTTTTTATGGACAAACCAATCAAAGGACAATGGGAATATCGCCATCAAATTGGTTATATGCCCCAAATTGCCAGATATCCTGAAAATATGAAAGTAGGACATGTTTTGGAAATGATTGAGGATTTGAGAGATGGTCGTAAGGCTAATCTGGACAAGGAACTATATGATAGTTTCAATCTGAAAAATATTCTCAATAAACGTATGGGCACATTGTCCGGAGGAACAAGGCAAAAAGTGAGTGCGTATTTAGCGTTTTTGTTCGACCCGGCAGTACTTATCTTAGATGAACCCACTGCGGGTCTTGATCCTGTTGCTTCTTTGGTATTGAAAGATAAAATATTGAAAGAGAAGGAAAAAGGGAAATTAATACTAGTAACATCTCATATACTAAGTGAATTAGATGAGGTTATCAATCAGATTGTTTATATGGAAGAAGGGAGGATTATCTTTTGTAAACCCATTGAAGATGTGAAAAAAGACACCGGAAAAGTAAAATTAACAGAAGCTATCGCTCAGATAATGAGTGCTAACAATCAAAATTTAAAACTATGA